Sequence from the Methanosarcina siciliae T4/M genome:
GCGAAGGCAGGAAAATATCAGCAGAAGCAAAGATAGTTTCAATAAAGGATGGTTTCAATAAAAGATGGTTTCAATAAAAGATGGTTTCAATAAAAGATGGTTTCAATAAAAGATGGTTTCAATAAAAGATGGTTTCAATAAAAGATGGTTTCAATAAAAGATGGAAAATCTCAACTAAAAAAATTAGCAAATAAAAATGGTCAATCTTTTCTTTATTCTGCTTTTTCCCTGTTTAAATGTTTTGTTTCAGATGTTTTTATGTTACTTAGTTTTTGGTTCTCTGCTGGTTTTTAACCATCAAAATCTTTTCTTTTAATTTTAATTCTTTCCAATCTAAAGTAAAGTATTTATGCATCTAACTATGTAATATTTTTTTACTTTAAAAATCTCAATTATTTGTTCGTTTATTTTTCCGGGGTGAAGCATATAGCTGGAGAAAGATCTCTCAAATGTTCCTACTTTTTTCAGGATACCCGCGCCTATATTCCTTATTCCATAATCGGGATTTTCATTGTCCTTGCCGCAACCTTCACCTCTGTGTATCTTCTGAAAATGGACAGTGAGGTTGCCGAAACAATCTATACTACCGAGAAAAGCGACCCCCGACAGACAGCGATATCCCTTGCGGCATCCGACCTTGCTCGCTGCCTTAACTATGCAGGAATGGAGGCTCTGGAATGGCAGGGCGAACACCCCGTTATCCTGCCCGAGGGCTCTCCGGTTGAGAGGTTTTCTGAAGACAACTTTATGGTAACCCCGCAAAACCAGAACCTTGAGAAAGGGGATACTCTTCAAATTTCCATAAACCTGCCTTCGGATGTCTGGGGTGAAATCGAATCCCTCTGGAAAAACAGGGACGTTGTTCTGATCGTAAACGACTCCGCAGGACGGGAAATCAAACGTGTGAACTATGGGAAGGCTACCGGTTTTTTTCAGAAAGTTTCCTTTGAAGAATACCTGGAAGTCCCGGAAAGTGCAAAAGCCGGATACGCATCCATCGAACTTTATTACGGGGACGAACTCAAAGCTTCGGACTGGTTCCGGATCGAAGCAAGTCCCATAAAGGACATTACTGCAGAGGCCTTTAATCAACTGCTTCTGGCAAATTACCAGAGCAACAGCCACACTTTCCTGGAATATGCCATTAATGTCAAACCTGACATAACCCCCGAAGAGATAAAGGTCAGAAAAGTTAACGGGACCCTGCAGAGGGAAATTTCCTCTGATGATAAAAAATACACGAACAAAAAATACACGATCTACTACATCTTCGAAGTCCCTGTTTTGAATTACACCCTTGTGGATCTCGAATCCGGAGAAACGTACAATCTGAGTATGAACCTCTCTACCCTTATCCCCTCAAGGGAACCTCTGCTTGAAGAACTTGTAAGGGAATATGAAACCGCCCTCGGAACCTCCTCAAGCCTGGACTCTACTTCAAATATCGTGCTCGGGGCGACAAACCTGAGGACTTTTATCTACGGCCCCTGGCAGCACTATGCAAACGGGCCTCTGAACATCCTGACCAATCCTGCCCTTGCAAGTTCGGTTAACGGGGCCACGCTCTACACTCAAAAACGGGTTTTTGACTCGGTTGACCCCCTGGCCCTTACATATACAACCTACTACAACGGAAAGGTCCTGTATGAAGACGTCTGTGCTTCCAGCAATTCAAAAACCAGTCCAAGCCTGTTGGATTCTACCAATTTGAATACAACCGGTTTTAATACGACCGGTTTAAATACGGCTGAGTCGAGCGCTTCTGTGTCCTTCTATGAGGCAGATGAAGGAGTAAACCTTACGACTGCATACTCTTCCCTTGCAGCAAACAGGTCTTTTTCCCTGGATGTGGAGAAAGGCATAGAACAGTCTCTTGAAGAGGTGAACATCTCCTATGACGAGCTTTCCGAATATTCGGAAATAACAGTTTCAGCCTCAGACTATACGGAAGGAGTTCTCGATGGCTGGGTCTTCAATGACCATGTGTGGGCCGAGGAAACCCCTGACCTTATCCACGATGTTGCCGACAGCGTTTACACAGCTCCTGTCCAGGGCCAGATCCTGAGGGACGGCTTCAATTCTCCTGTCCCTCTGACTTCAGCAATTACAAAGGATTTTGACCGAAATTCGGTATCATACAGCGGGCACACTGTCAGCTGGGAATCCGACTATTTTGTATCAGGCACGCATGAAGGGTCGCGTGTTCCCTCTTACTCCTGGAATGACTCTGTTACAAACTCCTATTCTGAGGCAGTGAACCCATCAATCGACCCTCCAAAAGGAAAGCTGAAAAGCTGGCAGGTTACCGACGCCTCTGTAAACCTGAAGTCTGTGGAGATGTCCGACCTGAGAGTTGAGCCTCACTACGAGTACAGGGCTAATGACCAGCTTGTTGCCGAACACAGGACTGATGACGGATATCTCAGTAGTGAGGATCACATCTTTGATTGGGGCATCCGTTATGATATATATTACAGCATCAGGACTAAGTGGGAAATCGATTACGACTACAAATACACGTATGTCTGGCATACTGTCAGCCATAATGAGGACGGCAGTACGTCCATAGAAGCAAATTACGGCACATCGAGAGGCTCGGACTCCGAAACCGTTAGCAAAACCGATCCGGAGTCTTTCTACCATACAGAAACCGAATCCGAAAACCTTACAGTAATTTATCACCAGCGACCTCCCACCGGAGGCTATACCGGGCTGTCAACCTATACCGACCCTGTAGAAAGAGAATACAGAAAAACAACCCTGTTGTATACTGCCGGTGAAGAAAAGTTTGACCCCTGCTGTTCCGATGCTGCAGACAAGTACAGGGCCGCCTATGTGGATATCAGGACGCTCGAAAGCACTTTCCTGACTTATCCCGACAGAATGTATCTCTCAGAGCGTGCCGTCAACTGCGATATCCCACCCTGGCTGCACAGGGTAATGGCTGAAGAAGTGCTGGCAATGCTTGATGCCATCGAAAAAGACAAACTGAACTTCAGCTACTCGCTCCTCGAATCCCCCGGAGAAGACCCGACCGACCTCCAGGTGGAAACTGCCGAAAAACTCCTTCATGACCTTGAAGCAAGCCGGGAAACCTACGTAAACAAAGCACAGCACCTCACCCCCACCGGAAAGATGTACGTCTGCAGCGACTCTGCCCGTTATATTGCAAGAAACGAAGCCTACAACAGGCTGCTTAAAGATATCGAGCAGAAAAACAAAAAACTGGACTCTGACCTCAACTCCTATATTCTCGATGCCCTTGGGAAAAAAGGCCTCAGCACGGGTGCGTTTGACAGCGTGACCTCAGGTCCCATGACCCTTTTCGATAACCCTGCAATGGAAAAGGCTGCTTCTGCTCTCGGGCAGGACATGGGCATAATCTCTACAATGAAAGTCACCGGCCAGCCCGAAAGTAAATACAACTGGACCGAAAACCTGACCCTCATCGTTGACCAGAAGCCGAACTACCTCTACCATGACCCTGACTTCGACCTGAGAGGAGAATACGAATGGGCTGATTCCATGGACGGGAAAATCACCTACCCCCTCGGTGTCCGGAACACCTGCATTTTTACGGCCAACGTCTCCGAAGAAATTGCAGATGCCATCTCTTCAAGCGGTGAATACGTAAAAACCGAAACTTCCCAGCAGATCAGCCGGAGTATTTCCACCCTGAACACGGAAGTTAACCTGCTGGAGCAGAACCTCAGCGAACAGGGAGTTTCTCTGGACACAGCCCGCCTTAACACAGAGGTCTACAACCTGAAACTGGTCTATGCTCGGGAAATGAGATATCAGATTACTGAAGAGGTAGTCGCTGAGGTGAGTTCAAATCCTGTTGTTTCCGGCTGGATAGAAGAAACCCGCGTCCGTGCAGTCACAGCTGGCTATCTTAACAGCCTCTCCGATGAAGAGATTATTGAAAAATCTACCACGGACCAGTTAGCAACCGAACTTGCCTCCATCGTAAAAACCGATATTCGGAACTCAAATCCTCCGATCGAACCTGACGAGCTTGAAGCCACCCTGAACAGAGTCGATACGGATGTTAGAATCGGTGTTGCAAACGGCATCTGTGCGGTTACGGCCAGCAAAGGGGAAACAATTGATATTCTTTTTGAACATATTGATGGTGAACTGAAAAGCCTGACAAACGAAACCGTGGACATGTATTCGGGAGAGGTAGCTGACAGAGTTACAAAAAGGCTGGACAGGACAATGGCAGCTGTTCCTTGTGGGCTTCCGGTATTGCCACCGCATTGGGTTTTTACGGTTAATGTGTGGACATATGAGGTAAAAGGAGAGTACGAGACGTTTACTCTTGTCGATAATGATAATGAAGTGATCCCAAAGCCTTACTTTGGGCATAAAGGGCAGAAATATGTTAGAAAGTATGAACACATAAGCCATCCTTATAAAAAGAATCCAGATGGAAGTAGCATTTGGTTAGGTGAAAATTCAAGGATACAATTCCAAATAAATGGATATGCGTCTACCATTGTTGGAACTGGCCCTAAAGGTGTCGGTGATAAAGAAGGGGGCTATTCAGAAAAATCAGTTGGATTTGTTGAGCTATAAACAAGATTGGTGGATAAAATGAAAATAAAAACTCTATTTTTAGGATTCCTTATATGTTTGGTGGTATTTCCAAACGTATCTTCTGCAAGCAGTCCATATGGAGAAATGCAGGTTTATTACAATGACAGATTATTGCCTGGCTCTGAAGTTGCAAAACCTACTTTAAAAATAGGGGAGCCATTTAATGTGAGTATAAATCTCACTGTTTACCAAAAATCAGAAGTTTCGGTAATGTTAAGTGAAATTGGTGATGGAGATTTTGTAATTTTGAATGGATTCACGAAAGAAATGAATAAATATGGCTCAAAAGTCATGGAAAAAGACTCCTCTAAAGTATTTGAATGGACGGTAATTCCTACTGAAAATTGGGCTGGTGGTTCTATACCAGTTAACTTTGTTTATCAAATTAATGATTTTGAAACGGGGAAAATTTTAGTTAACAGCGGATTCACCGTTGCTTATCCATATATTTCCAACGAATACTATGAAGGCGAACCTCCCACCTCTGAAGAGCAACCAGCCTCAGAAACAGAGCCTGCCTCCACATCCGCATCCGCTCCAGCCTTTACACTTGCCGGTGCGCTTTCTTTTCTCGTATTGGCTTTTGCCCTTTTCCGCAGGTGAAAATCCTGCTTGGAGACTTATTTTTGGGCTTATCTCCAGATCCATTTTTTTTCTTAAGCATAGACATTTTCAGGGTTGTTTTCAGGTTTGAGTTTCTTGGTTGCTTAAAATCCAGCTTCAAAAGAGAGATTTTTGAGTTTTAGGTGGTCCCTTATTTATCGGTTGATATTATCCGAATATCCGAAACTGGGATCTTTTGTTTTATTAATTCTATCCTTGCAGATGAACTTGTCTCGACTGCAACATAAAAAAGAAACAAACGGATTCATATCTTGCCGGAGAACCTCATTCAAATTTATAGATACATATAAGCACCTCCGCCAGCTTGTCTGGCGGCCCTTCACAAAAAACAGAAAAAACGGATTTGAAAGGGAAATGATAGTGAAATTTATACAGTTTTAGCCTTTTATGCTTCTTTTTTACTCACAAACATCTTTAGTAACCTTTACTTAGTGGCACTCTCTCTTTATTTTTCGGTCTCTTTTTTGTCTTTTCGGGAAAGACCGCTCTCCTTCGTCGAGCGGAACAGGAACGACTCAATATAGCGAATATGGTTGTAAGGCTCAGATAGATCTATTATTTAGTCCGCTTGAGCGCAGATCCCGACTATGCCTGAAAAAAGGTAATGAGGGGTCAGCCCGGGGCTGGCAAAAATCCCTTTCTTCTATTTTTGGTTCAGCTGGAACCAATAGCTAATGTAAGAAGCTCTTATCTAAATGCAGTAAACTTCTCTTTCACGGCACCGCACACAGGACACCTATCTGGAGCTTCCCCTTCGAGAGTGTACCCACATACTTCGCAGATGTGGACAGGCCCGAGGTCGACGTCATTTCCTGCATTAACCGCATCGAATGCTTTTTCAAAGAGCTGTTTGTGCAGTTTTTCAGTGGCATAGGACCATTCGAAACTTCTCTGCGCGAGTTTTTCTTCCTGGAACTTTGCTACTTCTATGTAGACGGGGTACATTTCTTCTATTTCGAATGTCTCACCGTCGATTGCAAGTTGAAGGTTTTTCAGGGTATCCCCCGGTCCAAAGGCTGCCATGCTGTTTGCGACAAAACCCCCGTTGAGGTGTTTCAACGCTTTATAATGGTCGCCTGCATGTACGTATTCGGCATGGGAGATTGCCCGGAATAAGCGGGCTACGTTTGTGAATTTTTCTTTTTCGGCCTGGTTTGCAAAATGCAAATACCTCATATGGGCCTGGCTTTCCCCACCAAATGCATTGATCAGATGCTGTTCTGTCATTTTTCTCATTTTAATAACCCCTTTATTATAAAATTCGATGGTTTATATCCTCAGGACTTACGTATTTTAGAAGTAAAATAAAGTGTGGGCAGGTCTGTCACAGAAATTCTTATGAGACCTTTTGAAATTTCATGCTATCTCTTCTGTTTAACTGTGTAAGTCTGAGTTCACGCTTTATTTGAATTTAGAGAATAAAAGTCTTTTTAATCTGCTAAATTATTTTATACAGTTGGCGTTGGGTGAGGAATTCTATTCTGAAGGCGGTATTAGCTAAAAAAATACTATGAATTCAATTTATAGGTTTACTCTGACGGATTTAGTATCCGATTTCTGATAATTCTAAATTTACGTTTCAACATAATATCTATTTTGGGATAGCTCACCACCCTTACCTTCAAAATCTTCTAATTGTTTTATTCTTTTATTTTGCCAGATCAACAGAGCAACCACCGAAATCATTAAGCCGGAAATTATAAACATTAAGGCAATTCCTCTGCCTTCTCCTACTCCAATAATAGAACCAGCTGTTTCAGACAATAAACCCTCAGGTTCTAAAAGCGGATTGAATATTTTGTCTGCTAAAAAACCTGCTACTGCATAAGCTATGATGTAGCCAAGATAAGTAATCATAGAAATAATCGACCACACACGCCCCTGTTTACTGTTATCAATATTTTTTCGAATTAAAACTTCAAGAGATGTATTAATAAAAGGCAATGTGGCAAAAAACATAAATCCTGCTAAAGTGACAAAAGCTATATTTGTTGAAAGTCCGAGATTGGCAAAAAATAAGCCTGACATGAATAGTGAGATAGATAAAGTTTTTACATGTTTGTTTTTGCTGCCAAATACCCCGATAAACAGGCTTCCGATCAGTATGCCTGATGCGCAGATCGATTGAGTGATCCCTGCCGCTTTTACTGTTGTTAAATTTAGCAGCATCGGAATAATAAGAGATTGAAGCAATCCGACAAAAAAGAGCACGAGCATAATAGTAATAATCAGATTAACCACGCCTCTATTTTTCGAAAATTCCTGAATACCTTCTCTAAGGTCAGCCAAGTTGTTTTGTTCCGATTTCGTAATTTGTGTTCTGCCCAGGGTATTTCTTATCCATATAACAATGGAGCTGGCAATTAAGAAAGTGGTAACATCAATTAAAAAAACAAATTTGATATCCATTATTGTGAGTATAATCCCGGCTAAAAAAGGAGAAATTAAGTATTGAGCCGAACTTGCTAACTGCACCAATCCACTTGCTTTGGCATATTGATTTTCAGGCAGGAGATCCGTAATCAGGGCCTTATAGGCTGGTTCCTGAAAAGCTGAAAAAATTGAACTGATTGCAATCCCAAGATAAATTTGCCAGAGTTCAATATTGCCTTTCAGCATCATAACAAATATGAAGAGAAGCCCGAGCGTTGATCCTGAATCCCCGAAGACCATCATTAAACGTCTATCATAACGGTCTGCCAGTATACCTCCATAGGGCTTTAGCAAAAAAGGTGGCAAAAAAGCACACATGAGTATAAAGACATAGCTTGAAGCCGTACCGGTTTGTTGGTATACATATACTCCTAAGGAAAAAATAGTAAGGCCACTACCTATTATTGAGATGAATTGTCCAAACCAGATAAAAAGGAATTTGGAATAGTGATCTGTAGAATTATTTGTCACTCAGTTAACTCCCGTGGTCCTGTCATTTTCGGTAACTCGTCAACCCCAGTAGTAAGATGTTCTTTCGAAAAAGCCATCTCTTTGTCTAATATGATAATAATTGCAGCAACGACAGTAATAAGCACTGTTTCAATGCACTTTGCAAATTGGGTCATTTGCAGAGCTTCCTGCAAGAAATTGATGGAAATGTGAACGAGAATCGCTGCCAGAACACTTTTTCCGTTTTTGATGTAGATCCAGCTGACAATCACTCCAATAGGGACGATGCTGACAAAAAAATTCACCGCATACCAGATGTTTTCGTGGAAAATCACGTACTGATACATGTCATTGACAAAGATCAGCGGGAAGTGCCAGAGCGACCAGAGTATACTGAAAACAACCGATGCCGTAAAGAAAGTGTGCCGGCTTTGCAGACTTTCAAAGCCGTATCCTCTCCATCCGAGCTCTTCAAAAATCGAAGCCAGGATAAGAGTAAGAAACGCGGGGACAAACCCTGATGAAAAAGAGTATCCTTCAGCAAATTGAAATTGAGAAGTCGATCCACCAAATGGAAGAGAAAGAAAAATAGATGCCAGAACAGTGAGTGGCATTAGTAACATAAATGCCAGTAACACTTTTGGGTTTATTAACCTGAGATTAATAAACCGATTGATAAAATCCTTTTTTAAATACGAATTTTTGGATGTAAATATCATAAATAGTGCAACAAAAAAAGGTACCATCAGTCCTAGTAACGCTAATAACATATACAGTCCACTATCATCATGAAAACTTAAATATGCCGCTGGAAACCAGAGAGCATAGGTTATAATATAAACCATAATATAATAGGTTCTGGGTTTATACCTGTAGTTCGGAATCATCTTTCTTCCACCTTTTAATCACCATGACTGTTTCTGATTTTTTGCTATTCGCCCTGATTTTTGCAGTCAAAAGCAATAAATTTGTTTTTAATTTTTTTATTTAATAATAGAAATGACAGATTATAATAACGCTTTACATTATTTATGTAATATGTGTTTTTTTATTTGAAAATCCATGATGTTTTATATAACGAGTAGATTTGAATCACATAGATGCGCTTTATATGATGAGGTACAAGAAACAATTTGCTGGCAAGAAGTGAATTGATAACATAGCTAATATTTGATTGTCTAATTTTTCCTGTGTAAGTGAATGTTTTTTATCTATTTGTAGCTCTCCGGTTCTAACCACTCCAGCGCGTTGGTCGAAATGATAAGAACAATGTTCAGGCTTCGCTGGATCAACATGAACTCTTAACCACGAGTCTGTGGAAATCAGTTAAATACTAATATACAAATCCCTATACCGTAAAAACTGGAGACTGATATTATGGACCGGGAAATAAGGATACTCCACACTGCAGACACGCACCTGGGATACCGGCAGTACCACAGCGAGGTACGGAGGCAGGACTTTTTTAAGGCTTTTGAGTTGGTCATTCAGGATGCGGTTGACATGCAGGTTGATGCTGTTGTGCATGCGGGAGACCTTTTTGATTCGAGGAATCCGACCCTTGAAGACCTCCTTGAGACTATGAACATTCTCTCCCGGTTGAAGGCTGCAAACATACCTTTTTTCGGAATTGTCGGGAACCACGAGAGCAAGCAAACTACCCAGTGGCTGGACCTCTTTGAAGAGATG
This genomic interval carries:
- a CDS encoding rubrerythrin family protein — translated: MRKMTEQHLINAFGGESQAHMRYLHFANQAEKEKFTNVARLFRAISHAEYVHAGDHYKALKHLNGGFVANSMAAFGPGDTLKNLQLAIDGETFEIEEMYPVYIEVAKFQEEKLAQRSFEWSYATEKLHKQLFEKAFDAVNAGNDVDLGPVHICEVCGYTLEGEAPDRCPVCGAVKEKFTAFR
- a CDS encoding DUF7286 family protein gives rise to the protein MKHIAGERSLKCSYFFQDTRAYIPYSIIGIFIVLAATFTSVYLLKMDSEVAETIYTTEKSDPRQTAISLAASDLARCLNYAGMEALEWQGEHPVILPEGSPVERFSEDNFMVTPQNQNLEKGDTLQISINLPSDVWGEIESLWKNRDVVLIVNDSAGREIKRVNYGKATGFFQKVSFEEYLEVPESAKAGYASIELYYGDELKASDWFRIEASPIKDITAEAFNQLLLANYQSNSHTFLEYAINVKPDITPEEIKVRKVNGTLQREISSDDKKYTNKKYTIYYIFEVPVLNYTLVDLESGETYNLSMNLSTLIPSREPLLEELVREYETALGTSSSLDSTSNIVLGATNLRTFIYGPWQHYANGPLNILTNPALASSVNGATLYTQKRVFDSVDPLALTYTTYYNGKVLYEDVCASSNSKTSPSLLDSTNLNTTGFNTTGLNTAESSASVSFYEADEGVNLTTAYSSLAANRSFSLDVEKGIEQSLEEVNISYDELSEYSEITVSASDYTEGVLDGWVFNDHVWAEETPDLIHDVADSVYTAPVQGQILRDGFNSPVPLTSAITKDFDRNSVSYSGHTVSWESDYFVSGTHEGSRVPSYSWNDSVTNSYSEAVNPSIDPPKGKLKSWQVTDASVNLKSVEMSDLRVEPHYEYRANDQLVAEHRTDDGYLSSEDHIFDWGIRYDIYYSIRTKWEIDYDYKYTYVWHTVSHNEDGSTSIEANYGTSRGSDSETVSKTDPESFYHTETESENLTVIYHQRPPTGGYTGLSTYTDPVEREYRKTTLLYTAGEEKFDPCCSDAADKYRAAYVDIRTLESTFLTYPDRMYLSERAVNCDIPPWLHRVMAEEVLAMLDAIEKDKLNFSYSLLESPGEDPTDLQVETAEKLLHDLEASRETYVNKAQHLTPTGKMYVCSDSARYIARNEAYNRLLKDIEQKNKKLDSDLNSYILDALGKKGLSTGAFDSVTSGPMTLFDNPAMEKAASALGQDMGIISTMKVTGQPESKYNWTENLTLIVDQKPNYLYHDPDFDLRGEYEWADSMDGKITYPLGVRNTCIFTANVSEEIADAISSSGEYVKTETSQQISRSISTLNTEVNLLEQNLSEQGVSLDTARLNTEVYNLKLVYAREMRYQITEEVVAEVSSNPVVSGWIEETRVRAVTAGYLNSLSDEEIIEKSTTDQLATELASIVKTDIRNSNPPIEPDELEATLNRVDTDVRIGVANGICAVTASKGETIDILFEHIDGELKSLTNETVDMYSGEVADRVTKRLDRTMAAVPCGLPVLPPHWVFTVNVWTYEVKGEYETFTLVDNDNEVIPKPYFGHKGQKYVRKYEHISHPYKKNPDGSSIWLGENSRIQFQINGYASTIVGTGPKGVGDKEGGYSEKSVGFVEL
- the mmrce1 gene encoding MmRce1 family CPBP family CAAX prenyl protease; protein product: MIPNYRYKPRTYYIMVYIITYALWFPAAYLSFHDDSGLYMLLALLGLMVPFFVALFMIFTSKNSYLKKDFINRFINLRLINPKVLLAFMLLMPLTVLASIFLSLPFGGSTSQFQFAEGYSFSSGFVPAFLTLILASIFEELGWRGYGFESLQSRHTFFTASVVFSILWSLWHFPLIFVNDMYQYVIFHENIWYAVNFFVSIVPIGVIVSWIYIKNGKSVLAAILVHISINFLQEALQMTQFAKCIETVLITVVAAIIIILDKEMAFSKEHLTTGVDELPKMTGPRELTE
- a CDS encoding MFS transporter — encoded protein: MTNNSTDHYSKFLFIWFGQFISIIGSGLTIFSLGVYVYQQTGTASSYVFILMCAFLPPFLLKPYGGILADRYDRRLMMVFGDSGSTLGLLFIFVMMLKGNIELWQIYLGIAISSIFSAFQEPAYKALITDLLPENQYAKASGLVQLASSAQYLISPFLAGIILTIMDIKFVFLIDVTTFLIASSIVIWIRNTLGRTQITKSEQNNLADLREGIQEFSKNRGVVNLIITIMLVLFFVGLLQSLIIPMLLNLTTVKAAGITQSICASGILIGSLFIGVFGSKNKHVKTLSISLFMSGLFFANLGLSTNIAFVTLAGFMFFATLPFINTSLEVLIRKNIDNSKQGRVWSIISMITYLGYIIAYAVAGFLADKIFNPLLEPEGLLSETAGSIIGVGEGRGIALMFIISGLMISVVALLIWQNKRIKQLEDFEGKGGELSQNRYYVET
- a CDS encoding sarcinarray family MAST domain-containing protein translates to MKIKTLFLGFLICLVVFPNVSSASSPYGEMQVYYNDRLLPGSEVAKPTLKIGEPFNVSINLTVYQKSEVSVMLSEIGDGDFVILNGFTKEMNKYGSKVMEKDSSKVFEWTVIPTENWAGGSIPVNFVYQINDFETGKILVNSGFTVAYPYISNEYYEGEPPTSEEQPASETEPASTSASAPAFTLAGALSFLVLAFALFRR